From Chryseobacterium tructae, one genomic window encodes:
- a CDS encoding cytochrome-c peroxidase yields MKKGLSILAIIILLISCNNDRYEPISGDNPQVSLNIPSGFPELNNSVNSNRPTKYGIELGEKLFNEKRLSADNSISCSSCHIQGNAFADHNARGIGIQNRVGLRNVPAIQNMLFMKFYNWDGNILQLENQPLVPIITHEEMGSSILEVIGKIRDDMMYKDLFRKAFGDETITAERIYKSIAQYEYTLISANSKYDKVKRKEGENFTENEALGYQTFQQKCVSCHSTELFTDQSFRNIGFPVNPDTNEAGRGRVTGIPADYMSFRVPSLRNVEYTAPYGSYGQFPTLRAVLDYFDKGVLSADNLDPVFKNNGNRIPLSEQEKTNLILFMKTLSDREFVKK; encoded by the coding sequence ATGAAAAAAGGATTAAGCATTTTAGCCATTATTATTCTATTAATATCTTGTAATAACGATCGTTACGAACCTATTTCTGGCGATAATCCACAGGTCTCGCTCAATATTCCGTCTGGATTTCCGGAACTAAACAATTCGGTGAACTCTAACAGACCTACAAAATATGGGATAGAGTTGGGGGAAAAATTATTTAATGAGAAAAGGCTGAGTGCAGATAATAGTATTTCCTGCTCCAGTTGTCATATCCAGGGAAATGCCTTTGCAGATCATAATGCACGGGGAATAGGAATTCAGAATAGAGTAGGATTGCGAAATGTACCTGCTATTCAGAATATGTTGTTTATGAAGTTTTATAATTGGGATGGCAATATTCTTCAATTGGAAAATCAGCCATTGGTTCCTATTATCACTCATGAAGAAATGGGGTCTTCTATTCTGGAAGTGATAGGAAAAATAAGAGATGATATGATGTATAAAGATCTTTTTCGAAAAGCCTTTGGAGACGAAACCATTACTGCTGAAAGAATTTATAAAAGTATAGCCCAATATGAATACACTTTGATTTCTGCCAATAGCAAATATGATAAGGTAAAAAGAAAAGAAGGAGAAAATTTCACGGAAAACGAAGCATTGGGATATCAGACTTTTCAACAGAAATGTGTGAGTTGTCATAGTACAGAATTGTTTACCGATCAAAGTTTCAGAAATATCGGGTTTCCTGTAAATCCGGATACCAATGAAGCCGGACGGGGAAGAGTTACAGGAATCCCAGCAGATTATATGAGTTTTCGGGTTCCTTCTTTACGAAATGTAGAATATACTGCACCCTATGGAAGCTATGGACAATTCCCAACACTAAGAGCGGTTCTTGATTATTTTGATAAAGGAGTCTTATCTGCAGATAATCTTGATCCTGTTTTTAAAAATAATGGAAACAGAATTCCTCTCTCAGAACAGGAAAAGACCAATCTGATCCTATTTATGAAAACGCTGAGCGATCGTGAATTTGTGAAAAAATAA